AAATGTTCGAGGTCATTCTATAGCTTTAATCCTAACCGCGAATAGGTTTGATTTCCGAGAGAAAGCCATTAGGTAAAATTGAGGATTTTTCAGTTAATAACCTGAAGAGTGTACAAAGTATTTTTCGACGTGGTAATTGGTCATTCAAGAGGGGACTTGATTATTAGAAATGACTGCATGCCTCTTCTGAAAAAAGAAAGCCAGATTGTGTCAGTAGAAAAGCAGGCTAAAATAAGCATTCGTCTTTGACCGAGTCAGCTGCCCTGGCATTAAAGGAGGTGCCTTTGATCGTGTCTGGATAGATCCGAATAACACCAGAGGTAGGCCAGATGTCATTGAAACAGGTGGATGATGTGCATCTAAGCTTTGTCGTAAAAAAACTCTGCTAACCAAATTCCTCTGATACACATTATCTCGGGGATCTTTCAAAAGTCTgttggtgatagaaatgcattagTATTCCATGGGCCTTCTGAGTCATGCGCTGCAGAAAGTTTTCTGTTTATATGTAGACTTTAACGTATCGGGtcaaataaatattctctctctctctctctctctctctctctctctctctctctctctctctctctctctctctctctctctttcttttatttagccGTTCATACTTTTCATAACCTTTACCGTGGCACGTTGCTGtgacagtatctctctctctctctctctctctctctctctctctctctctctctctctctctctctctctcactcttatttAGCCGCTCATACTTTTCATAACCTTTACCGTGGCACGTTGCTGtgacagtatctctctctctctctctctctctctctctctctctctccttaactccTTGAATTTCGTCTTTCCCTTGCATAACCTAACCTCACCTTAGCATGCTGCTCTTCCAGCATTTTTTTGGCGTGTCTCGTATCGTTGATCCTTTCTTGCATGCAGTGGTTGGTGTGGTCAACCCGCTCTCGAATGTGCCTTGCAGTAGCCGTGAGGATGTCTTCGGCAATTGCTGTGATCTGCAATTGGTAAATAATAATGGGAGATGGTAAAAGTAATTGTTTCACTTTGTACCtgaaaaatgtactttttattAGCCAGATGGTTTTGCTTAAGAATAGTCTCTAAAGTGCATTTCAGTGGACATGATAATCTCTATCCatctgacacatacacacacagtgtacgtatatatatatatatatatatatatatatatatatatatatatatatatatatatatatatatatatatatatatatatatatatatatatacatacatacatacatacatatatatatatatatatatatatatatatatatatatatatacatacatgtgtgtgtgtgtaaacacgaAGTAATAAATTAAGCTAACAGAAACAGTATCGTGTTAAATACTACATGTTATGGAAGAAATTCTGAAACAATTcaggaaaaaagaaggaattgGAATCTAAAATCTCATATCTTCTCGAAAAGTGGAACGGAAATATTCAGAAATGCAAACAAATACCTCCATTTGGGGTATAATTAGATGCGAAAATGTCTGTTAGTGGTAAGAAAGTAActgtccaagaaaaaaaaaacatcatattaaaataattaagacAGTTACCTGACCCACGTCTCTTTTTTTGAATGAGGTCTGTGACTGTTTCCTACAGGAACTATTTCGGCCATTGTTTCTCTTGGCACAAGGCCAGAGGCCCTCTCTTCTCTGACTCTTCCTTcatagctttggaattctcttcttgcttctaCTTTCCAACTTTAGCTAATTAGTGCTGAATGCAATTGAGGTTTTATGATCgaagtttgttttgtttgtatgcatatgtgtatgtatgtatatatgcatgtatgtcttGCGTAAACTTTGCacattttatgctttttcttCAGAACTCATGGACAACTTTCAATTAAATTTCGCATAAAGCATCCTTGGGTAAAGGGGATTCAAGATGATTCCAATGCGACGGGCCCTTGCGCCTTTCCAAGAAATCGTCATCAAGAAAGAGCGAAGTTAGGATGTGGTCATTGAAGTATTCCTGCCCAGAGCAATTTGCCCACAAATGGCAAAGCTTAAAAGAAAGCTTCCTGATGTTGTCTACATTCAGTATACTAAGAACGTTCAAAGGTTTACTTAAAAATATGTTGGAGAAATCTTTTAAAGTCTTCTTCTGTAGAATAACGGGTTGGGGTTACAATAGGGGGTCCAAAGCTTTgcatagaaaaatggaaaaaatcttaaTCTTATGCTTGCAAGTGCAGCAAGGTGACTCAGATGAGTAGTCACCCGTGGGcctcttgttttttgtttatttatttatttttttattttttatttatttattttttttgcctgaaCTAGGCACTGGCTTACCCCGTCTCACTGGAATCTGGTCTTGAGAAATTACAGAGTGAagaaatcacacacaaacacaattagcCTACACGTGTAAACGTCACAGTAAGAactcataattaaaaataatcattaaatgattttcagttttttcatcttcatgttttatatatgttttccaaTGCAGTTATCTATCTTCATCAATTCTCAGGAACGGCGAAATTCAGTAGAGTTATCACTGACAGTTTTAGGCTTTTGTATAGCCTCAGCAAGGcctatttctctctatctctctctctctctctctcttccatttgtttcttttaccattatttatttgtgattatGGTGCTGTCTGTTTATTATGTCATCTAATAAAAAACTGATTGGAATGTGCAATCGTCAACACAGTGCAGTATACATTTGCAAAATCATTTTGGTCCGGAGCAGTCCTGACGTGCAAATCAACTGGCAGAGCTGAATATAGGGTTGAAAGACCAATCGAACCGTCTATTAGCATGTCTTTCAGAAGAATCCCTCGGGATGGTCAGGACTAAGGGCTAgttgtcttttatttcctttatctaaTGCAAGTCTTGCAAGTAATGAAGAGGACTTTTTTGTTATCCTTTCATAGAATCATTACATGtgcttatgctttttttttaagtcttgcaTAATCATGGCATATATTAAGAACAACTATCTTTAAAACAACAACAGCGTTAGTGTCGATGACCGAAGTCGTTACGACGCAAGTTAGGACAACAAGGCAAGATTCGAGATTGTAGAATATCCCCTGAAACTTTCCGGGCACATTGATAGAAAACTTATGGTCCCTTGAAAGAAAATGAGCCTCCACAGTTGAACGGGACCCTCagacatttatttgtatttctagaCTGGGACTACTTTTAAATATACGCTGGGCAAATGTATCACTCAAATGACGTACTAGATGAGTTATGCTTTCTTATATCAAACTACCATACATTTTTCGTATATATGTAGGAGTGTTATGACTTACTTGTTCAGACAGTTCGTGCTCCTTGTCAGCTCTGGCTAGCAACCTTACACCAGTTTCTCTCCACCATTCGACGGAAATGGGACTGAAATAATgattacagttttgaaataaagGATAATATCAATCTTGTGCCTACTGAAAAGTTTTTCAGTTTATCTTTGTTGAAAATATGACTCACTGATATCATCGAAAGTTTGTTCCAACAATTCTGAAGTAGACCTACTGAAGATTTCTTATTTGGGTTTttcgaaacaaaaaaacaaagcaacaaaagcAGAATAATCTCCAAATCTCCCATTGGGTCAGGATCTCTTAGCATTAAAAAATCACCCCGCGTTAGAGTTATGACGCCTTACCTCGGATCTACCTTCTGTTGCGGTATGATAGCAGTGTGTTCGTGGGTGGGCGTGAGGTGAGTCGTGGCTTCCTCCACCCGAAGAGCGTGGTCCTTGTCTTGCAAGTTCTTCTCTAGGTGGTACCGGCAAGAAAGGTCTCGTCTTATCTGTATTACAGAACTGGATATCAGAACTCTGGTTTGATTGTTAAGACTCTAACTTGCTTATCTttgctactgtatatgtatatgtaaatgtatatgcatatatgggtCGTGGTATCTTGGCATCAACATCTGCTTTTGGTGCTAGGATTTGGGTCAGCAGGCACCGTGGCTGGGTGGTACGGTGTTCAGGCTTATGATAGCTGGGATTTAGTTTGCCCCCCAGACTATTGCTCACAGAAATGGATACCAGCATCAAGAAAAGGACGGAAGTCTGGTAATTTTAATCCTAGGGACTCAATGAGAAACTTTCAGGGGCTTACTGCAACAGACAGCCATAAAATCATCTTATCCTGAAGTAAAAACTGGTCTATCCAAACCTTCAATGCTTCCCTCTTTCAGTCATTTTGCTACAAACTTGTAAGGTTGGAAGTTTTATAAAGCTCTTGCATGAAAAATTCCCGGTCTTACGGGCCTAACATCTAAAATGCTACAATTGCTAATTCGTCTTTTGTCCTTCTTTCCTATCTGCACTCTGAATTAAACAGGAAATCTGTTACCTGATTAATAGTATCCTGTAAGGTCCTGTCTAATGCATCCCTGCACCTTGTTATTTCCGTGATCTCCTGACGAAGGGCTGTGGATGCCTCGTCTTCAACCTCTTCAACGCCTGTGCGTTCACGTCTGCTTGAAAAACAACAGCATTTGCATATTATTCAGCTTTATTTTGTGAGTAATAATATTTCCCTAAAGACCGCGGAATTTTGTAAAGAATcttgataaataattttgtgaagaAACTATAGCAGTCAACCGAATTGTGTTTACCTAACTAAAGAACAACggtttattgtctttttatttaaatcactGATGATTTTACTTTGTCTGTGATTGAAATTGAAAgatttttagacattttgttaGGCAAATGCGAATTAAAGATTCACGTTAAGCAAGTAATGTTACTTAAACCTTGTTTTGTCGAAGTCTGTAAGGGGCTgatcattattcagaaatgaagtgtggatgtcAGTGGTGAATGAAAGCCATATGTTGAAGCTGTCAAGATTAATTACAAGTGTAGTATGCATTATTTAACAACAACAGaaaggctgagaaatttggaaatAGTAAAGGAAATAGTAAAAATATCAGGATAGGTGAAAAGAAGAATATGAATCTTACGGAATGGTTTGGGCATGTGCAGAGAATGGAGAACGATGGGTTATCGCAGTGGTTCTCAAGTGCTAGGAGAGAGGAGAGTAAGACCTTGCAAGTGATGATGGACAGATTGCTCGAAAGAAACATTAGAAAGGAAGGGTCTTAAGATCCAGGAAGCGGGAGTGTATGCAAGAcaaaggtgagtggcgcagtgtatgtAAGGTGCTCGAAATGTTTCTAACGAGTCTCTTTGTGTGGGTGCATGAAGCGGTTAAGTAGGAGTATGGTAGTTACAATTTTTTCCCCTGGAACCACCCGGAAATTAGGGAAATcttgaaattatatgtatatatatatatatatatatatatatatatatatatatatatatatatatatatatgacttagtgTCTGGGTTAGTTAAACATGTGTGCAAGTGAAGTGCAACAGGTTTCAGCCTAACAAGACCTAATGTCCAGACATTGATGAGCCACTTCTAAAGGATGGATATAGAGATGATTTGCCTTCTCCAGCCTCTCTTTCATGGTCTTCAAGACGGTGATGTCTTTGTCGATTGTCGCGTGTCGCTTATCGAGTTCTTCCCGCCAAAAAGTGACGTCACACACTCGGTCTTCCAGCCGCCTCTCCACCTCGGCTCGGTGTTGACTAGTCAATTTGTCCGTTTCTTCACAGATTCTtctgcaagagagaaagagagatttgtaGTGTTTCTCGATGTAAATTAGCAGTGAATAGTAATGACACTGACTTGGTTTtctggattatttttcttttagtctttggattaactcaaaaaaaaatctgtcacagTGACAAATAGtaattagattatttattttagtggAATGATAAATGATGCTAGGGGCAGCTTACAAGCACTAGCTCAAATGGGTTCACCTTTTTTTATTCGTAAGAATAGTTAAAATGTTAATCAACGCCACAgaagaaaattttccaaaatgtctttaagaatttaaaacgACTGCTCTGCGCAGATAGACATATAAAGGAACAGGAAATGGCCTGCAGAGAAATTGGAACTTATGATATCAGAACCAGGTCACATTACCCACCTGACCACGAGGTAAGGTGGGTGACATGACCTTATCTAATACTCCGATATGGGTTCGAACCCTGCAACAGACGTCAGAAGTTCTTCATATTCCTCCGTGTGAATCTcaggctttgttgtgacaagcacatccagaaagtgtgaagaaatggggaagttaagagggcattgtggttactgaaatgacattattatatatatatatatatatatatatatatatatatatatatatatatatatatatatatatatatatatatatatatatatatatatatatgcaactggtTTCTGACATAGCTCTTACTAAGGTGCTGGTCATCACTGGGAAGAGCTGTATGGGTTTGCAATTTTGGAAATGCCTGTTTGGGTCGTTGGATGAAATACATTAAAAGCAATGCAGATGCaggtatttattatttactttatatttatgtctataaTATGTACAGCATAGAACACTTACCCTCATCACCCTCAACTTGGAGTTCATTGTCTATAGGCAGCAAAATAGATGTAATGACAcacattgcattttaataattattttcatttgtctggGGACGTAACTGACGGTCCCCAAAGACTCCCGCTGCTCGAGCGTTTCACACACTAGAGGTGAGTGGCGGCTCCCTGGTAAGACTGCAGCAGCCTTAAGATCTTGGCACCGCAGGGGGCAGCCTTTTATCTCGTCTCCATTCCCACCCAAAACGAAACTAAAAGACgcaccaaggtctagaccttgggacacattctctctctctctctctctctctctctctctctctctctctctctctctctctctcgtttttttattgttgcctTTTTCCTGTTATACGTTAAGAAACCTCTTTCGTCATGTCGTTTCCTTTCtgtgaagggaaggaaattaGCAATAGGTTTTCAGACGAAAATTGGCCGAAATCTGCAATATCTGAGCCAAGACAAAATGTCACAGAAGTCTCACGGAAACTAGAAATAACTGTGATAACATTCCGAGGATCTTTTTCGTGATGTAGGAATAATAGAAAATTACCCCTAAACTGGTGGCGCGCTCAAATGagtacatacataattacagagagagagagagagagagagagagagagagcgttattttCAATGACAGTAGCAAATGACATAACTAACTTGTTCTCCTCGCGTGTCCTTTGAGCCTTCGAGGCATTGGCATGGGCATCATGGAGTTTTGCACTGTGGGATGCCCGCCATACCGCTGGATTGATAGG
This region of Macrobrachium rosenbergii isolate ZJJX-2024 chromosome 39, ASM4041242v1, whole genome shotgun sequence genomic DNA includes:
- the LOC136825572 gene encoding tektin-1-like, yielding MALLERSRRVSRSEYTRDYYRVGSGVVSPVTAAQEQPYAPAVQPRTPAQVGGDAWIPSPPINPAVWRASHSAKLHDAHANASKAQRTREENKRICEETDKLTSQHRAEVERRLEDRVCDVTFWREELDKRHATIDKDITVLKTMKERLEKANHLYIHPLEVAHQCLDIRRERTGVEEVEDEASTALRQEITEITRCRDALDRTLQDTINQIRRDLSCRYHLEKNLQDKDHALRVEEATTHLTPTHEHTAIIPQQKVDPSPISVEWWRETGVRLLARADKEHELSEQITAIAEDILTATARHIRERVDHTNHCMQERINDTRHAKKMLEEQHAKVVDEENLLVQSLEMVEAELEAKRGPLALAQSRLQTRTGRPNMERTRDEVEASLLREVEELELSISRLSKAADLSRDQLQRLRSTRVTLEHDINLKARTILLDEVRVVGIRNTVKIDAY